In Gadus chalcogrammus isolate NIFS_2021 chromosome 1, NIFS_Gcha_1.0, whole genome shotgun sequence, one DNA window encodes the following:
- the uckl1a gene encoding uridine-cytidine kinase-like 1a, which yields METECGKKMSSRSDSGSGGEDSPDQRLPAAAVPRRKSATSQSKTEPPLLRTGTRTIYTAGRPPWYDQRGAQSKEAFVIGLCGGSASGKTTVANNIIEALDVPWVVLLSMDSFYKVLCEEDQALAASNDYNFDHPGAFDFELLVATLRKLKKGKSVKIPVYDFTTHNRHKDWKHVYGASVVIFEGIMSFADKDLLQLLDMKIFVDTDSDIRLVRRLRRDIAERGRDIEGVIKQYNKFVKPAFDQYIEPSMRLADIVVPRGGGNMVAIDLIVQHVHSQMEERELSVRAVLASAPQTDPLPRTLSVLESTPQVRGLHTIIRDKETSRDEFIFYSKRLMRLLIEHALTFLPSQPCTIQTPQGQEYEGRRYKGRGITGVSILRAGETMEPALRAVCKDVRIGKILIQTNLDSGEPELHYLRLPKDISEDHVILMDSTVSTGAAAMMAVRVMLDHEVSEERIMLVSLLMAELGVHSVAYAFPRVKIITTAVDKGLDHLLHVVPGIGDFGDRYFGTDRSDQWSEGGEPETPMSC from the exons ATGGAAACGGAGTGTGGGAAGAAGATGTCCTCCCGCTCGGACAG CGGCAGCGGAGGCGAGGACTCCCCGGACCAGCGGCTGCCGGCGGCCGCCGTCCCGCGGAGGAAGAGCGCCACGTCCCAGAGCAAGACGGAGCCGCCGCTGCTGCGCACCGGGACGCGCACCATCTACACCGCCGGCCGCCCGCCGTGGTACGACCAGCGCGGCGCGCAGTCAAAGGAGGCCTTTGTCATCG GCCTGTGTGGGGGCAGTGCTTCGGGGAAGACCACGGTGGCCAACAACATCATAGAGGCGCTGGACGTCCCCTGGGTGGTGCTGTTGTCCATGGATTCCTTCTACAAG GTTCTCTGTGAGGAGGATCAGGCCTTGGCAGCCAGCAACGACTACAACTTTGATCACCCGGGGGCCTTTGACTTTGAACTGCTTGTGGCCACACTGCGCAAGCTGAAGAAGGGCAAGAGCGTGAAGATTCCCGTCTATGACTTCACAACTCATAACAGACATAAAGACTGG AAACACGTGTATGGGGCCAGCGTCGTCATATTTGAAGGAATCATGTCCTTTGCAGATAAAGATCTTCTCCAG CTCCTGGACATGAAGATCTTCGTGGACACGGACTCGGACATACGGCTGGTGCGCCGGCTGCGCAGGGACATCGCGGAGCGGGGCCGCGACATCGAGGGCGTCATCAAGCAGTACAACAAGTTTGTGAAGCCCGCCTTCGACCAGTACATCGAGCCCTCCATGAGGCTGGCCGATATCGTCGTGCCCAGAG GGGGTGGTAACATGGTGGCCATCGACCTCATAGTCCAACATGTCCACAGCCAAATGGAGGAG CGTGAGCTCAGTGTAAG ggcggtCCTGGCCTCCGCCCCTCAGACGGACCCCCTgccccggacgctcagcgtgcTGGAGAGCACCCCGCAGGTGCGCGGCCtgcacaccatcatcag GGATAAGGAGACCAGCCGCGATGAGTTCATCTTCTACTCCAAGAGGCTGATGCGCCTCCTCATCGAGCACGCGCTCACCTTCCTGCCCTCTCAG CCGTGCACCATCCAGACCCCACAGGGCCAGGAGTACGAGGGCCGCCGGTACAAGGGCAGAGGG ATCACAGGTGTGTCCATCCTGCGGGCCGGGGAGACCATGGAGCCGGCCCTGAGAGCCGTGTGTAAGGACGTCCGCATCGGCAAGATCCTGATCCAGACCAATCTGGATTCGGGAGAGCCAGAG CTGCATTACCTGCGACTGCCCAAAGACATCAGTGAGGACCACGTCATCCTGATGGACAGCACGGTGTCGACGGGCGCGGCCGCCATGATGGCGGTGCGCGTGATGCTG GACCACGAGGTGAGTGAGGAGCGGATCATGCTGGTGTCTCTGCTCATGGCGGAGCTGGGCGTGCACTCGGTGGCCTACGCCTTCCCCCGGGTCAAGATCATCACCACGGCCGTGGACAAGGGCCTGGACCACCTGCTGCACGTCGTCCCCGGGATCG GGGACTTCGGCGACCGCTACTTCGGCACGGACCGGTCGGACCAGTGGAGCGAGGGGGGGGAACCAGAAACGCCCATGTCCTGCTGA
- the samd10a gene encoding sterile alpha motif domain-containing protein 10a, with protein MAVDAASSFSFCRPAVEYRGIPEDYKRQLSRRTGGNLTWHDGRGQKSAGGRTVKLLQQPGTGASQSNSSDNYGIYHTSPTQPSLIRPVVLWSQQDVCRWLKKHCPHNYLTYVEVFSQHAITGRALLRLNGEKLQRMGLVQETLRQELLQQVLQLQVQEEGRNLQLLSRGSFGNKP; from the exons ATGGCGGTGGACG CCGCGTCCAGCTTCAGTTTCTGCCGGCCGGCGGTGGAGTACCGGGGCATCCCAGAGGACTACAAGCGGCAGCTGAGCCGGCGGACCGGCGGGAACCTCACCTGGCACGACGGGCGGGGCCAGAAGAGCGCGGGCGGGAGGACGGTGAAGCTGCTGCAGCAGCCCGGCACCGGGGCCTCCCAG TCTAATTCCAGTGACAACTATGGGATCTACCACACCAGCCCCACTCAGCCCAGCCTCATCCGGCCTGTGGTGCTGTGGTCCCAGCAAGATGTCTGCCGATGGCTGAAGAAACACTGTCCACACAACTACCTGACCTATGTAGAGGTCTTCTCGCAACATGCCATCACAG GCCGCGCGCTGCTGCGCCTCAACGGGGAGAAGCTGCAGCGCATGGGCCTGGTCCAGGAGACCCTCCGAcaggagctgctgcagcaggtGCTGCAGCTGCAGGTGCAGGAAGAGGGCCGCAACCTGCAGCTCCTCagcagag GTTCGTTTGGAAACAAACCATAA
- the emilin3a gene encoding EMILIN-3: protein MKHVRHLSPCVALILFASLVGAKFYSPPQYNHYQAGHAQHHDPGKPTSRHKNHCAYVVEKTVSFTMQEGAAPYVKAEYNNCSWGKKCPALLYRLMYKPIFKVAHKTVTELEWRCCPGFSGYGCMESAYHHPVRMMPPFNGPSYKGQTFKGPQFKGPPHKGPVFKGPMVKGPMFKGPPMKANPWGQLNGPPPGGYPMRHFDSPMAPSYPETSFEEYPSGPGAMPDHQGPHQGQHETEPEHETQPETEPGHGPEHGHGLGHEDQHGHAPAQHVSVQTAPTDEGLEVEGQGLNGEAGERLDQMEDDLRRLSQGLETLRGTVNGLEDGLRASLREDANRMLSALLSAGPSPVSAPAPAVGFGDIPGGDPALDGLDGRLVFPVAGGLDGKMEELRADLRARTAELLELRTTVLSHDGALKTLSGGRSGSVGGLVGDGRKAAETLVDVKLSSARAEILDGLEGRVTGAEGRCEEKAGEVRRQCQREHGEQQERMQQGLEDRAGTLKREMVHLRTQVHGLEAAESCCGGMPGLVDRMQQLETSVAGLNRSQGHLRVELGGHRDHIEGMLEGRLGYVESKLNLTGTATPGQLAGRAGGALGSDVEQRLEAKMAGQLKALEGRLLNAVEELGNATAPALLEGHAVPTLETELESLRRRLETDVDRVQKHLSSLEVRCGSSCASSPGSSAIQGDAATTTAADPRQEEVLKGVLDLQADRLDSLNATLDGLQRQLALREQQEAAAAGGSSVQGELIFLKFNIRSVNRTLSVLRGSVGAVEHQVERANSTWHQREERLAGQMRGVVQLVGRQASMLGSGERRLTRLKGELTEMRRRLAGELQGCRSTALGVRKEVTQVEGRVASVEDRCKGLSHVAEDLERIREELESQAEGLFTQLNGTLYSHAQQLTDLRGEVRNCSAKAETTPPTTAAPGQTRGDAFTLI, encoded by the exons ATGAAGCACGTGAGACACCTTTCTCCATGTGTGGCCCTGATTCTTTTTGCTTCACTGGTTGGAGCCAAGTTCTACAGTCCACCCCAGTATAACCATTACCAGGCAGGACACGCTCAGCATCATGACCCTGGGAAACCCACCAGCAGACACAA GAACCACTGTGCCTACGTGGTTGAGAAGACCGTTTCCTTCACCATGCAAGAGGGGGCGGCCCCGTACGTCAAGGCTGAGTACAACAACTGTTCCTGGGGGAAGAAATGTCCTGCTCTCCT GTATCGTCTGATGTACAAACCCATCTTCAAAGTGGCTCACAAGACGGTGACGGAGCTGGAGTGGCGGTGCTGTCCCGGCTTCTCCGGCTACGGCTGCATGGAGTCGGCTTATCACCACCCTGTCCGCATGATGCCCCCCTTCAACGGCCCGTCGTACAAGGGCCAAACGTTTAAGGGACCTCAGTTCAAGGGCCCCCCGCACAAAGGCCCCGTATTCAAGGGCCCCATGGTCAAGGGGCCCATGTTCAAGGGCCCCCCCATGAAGGCCAACCCATGGGGTCAGCTGAACGGGCCCCCTCCTGGCGGGTACCCCATGCGTCACTTTGACTCTCCGATGGCCCCCTCTTACCCCGAGACATCCTTTGAAGAATACCCCTCGGGACCCGGGGCCATGCCGGACCACCAGGGCCCTCATCAAGGCCAGCATGAGACAGAGCCAGAGCACGAGACGCAGCCGGAAACAGAACCCGGACATGGACCTGAACACGGGCATGGACTCGGACATGAGGACCAACACGGCCATGCACCGGCACAACATGTGTCCGTTCAAACTGCTCCTACTGATGAAGGCCTAGAGGTTGAAG GCCAAGGACTGAACGGCGAGGCGGGTGAGCGTCTGGACCAGATGGAGGACGACCTCCGGCGTCTGAGCCAGGGTCTGGAGACGCTGAGGGGGACCGTGAACGGGCTGGAGGACGGTCTGCGCGCCTCCCTGAGGGAAGACGCCAACAGGATGCTCTCCGCCCTGCTCTCGGCCGGCCCCAGCCCCGTGTCGGCCCCGGCGCCCGCCGTGGGGTTCGGGGACATCCCCGGCGGAGACCCCGCGCTGGACGGGCTGGACGGCAGGCTCGTGTTCCCCGTCGCCGGGGGCCTGGACGGGaagatggaggagctgagggcgGACCTCCGGGCCAGAACAGCCGAGCTTCTGGAGCTGAGGACCACGGTGCTGAGCCACGACGGGGCCCTGAAGACGCTGTCGGGGGGGCGGTCCGGCTCCGTCGGCGGCCTCGTAGGAGACGGCCGGAAGGCTGCAGAAACCCTGGTGGACGTCAAGCTGAGCTCGGCCCGAGCGGAGATCCTGGACGGGTTGGAGGGGCGGGTGACGGGCGCAGAGGGCCGCTGCGAGGAGAAGGCCGGCGAGGTGAGGCGTCAGTGCCAGCGGGAGCACGGGGAGCAGCAGGAGCGGATGCAGCAGGGCCTGGAGGACAGGGCCGGCACTTTGAAGAGAGAGATGGTCCACCTGCGGACTCAGGTCCACGGACTGGAGGCGGCGGAGAGCTGCTGTGGCGGGATGCCCGGGCTGGTGGACAGGATGCAGCAGCTGGAGACGTCAGTGGCGGGACTCAACCGGTCCCAGGGCCACCTGAGGGTGGAGCTGGGGGGCCACAGGGACCACATCGAGGGCATGCTGGAGGGGAGGCTGGGGTACGTGGAGTCCAAGCTCAATCTGACAGGTACGGCCACACCTGGGCAGCTGGCAGGACGGGCCGGTGGCGCGCTCGGCAGCGACGTAGAGCAGAGGCTGGAGGCTAAGATGGCGGGGCAGCTGAAGGCTCTGGAGGGCCGGCTGCTGAACGCCGTGGAGGAGCTGGGCAACGCCACGGCCCCCGCCCTGCTGGAGGGCCACGCCGTGCCCACCCTGGAGACGGAGCTGGAGTCCCTCCGGCGGAGGCTGGAGACGGACGTGGACCGCGTCCAGAAGCACCTGAGCAGCCTGGAGGTTCGCTGCGGCTCGTCCTGCGCCTCGTCCCCCGGCTCCTCCGCCATCCAAGGAGACGCGGCCACGACCACCGCCGCAGACCCGCGCCAGGAGGAGGTCTTGAAGGGGGTGTTGGACCTCCAGGCGGACCGCCTCGACAGCCTCAACGCCACGCTGGACGGCCTCCAGAGGCAGCTGGCCCTcagggagcagcaggaggcggcggcggcggggggctccTCCGTTCAGGGCGAGCTCATCTTCCTCAAGTTCAACATCCGCTCGGTGAACCGCACGCTGTCCGTCCTGCGGGGCTCGGTGGGGGCGGTGGAGCACCAGGTGGAGCGCGCCAACAGCACCTGGCACCAGCGGGAGGAGCGGCTGGCCGGGCAGATGAGGGGCGTGGTGCAGCTGGTGGGGCGGCAGGCCTCCATGCTGGGGTCCGGCGAGCGCCGGCTCACCCGGCTGAAGGGGGAGCTGACGGAGATGAGGCGGAGGCTGGCGGGGGAGCTGCAGGGCTGCCGCAGCACCGCCCTGGGGGTGAGGAAGGAGGTGACGCAGGTGGAGGGCCGCGTGGCCAGCGTGGAGGACCGGTGCAAGGGGCTGAGCCACGTGGCGGAGGACCTGGAGCGGAtccgggaggagctggagagccaGGCGGAGGGGCTGTTCACCCAGCTCAACGGCACCCTCTACAGCCACGCCCAGCAGCTGACCGACCTCCGGGGGGAGGTGAGGAACTGCAGCGCCAAGGCGGAGACCACGCCCCCGACAACCGCCGCCCCGGGTCAGACGAGGGGAGACGCGTTCACCTTGATTTAG
- the opn7d gene encoding opsin 7, group member d, with protein sequence MGNASDASDVFASTISREHDVIMGSLYTVFCALSLVGNGVLLLVAYRKRLSLKPAEFFIVNLSISDLGMTLSLFPLAIPSAFSHRWLFGEVICQAYALCGVLFGLCSLTNLTALSLVCCLKVCFPNHGNKFSSSHACVMVGGVWSYASVFAVGPLAQWGNYAVEPYGTACCIDWRSPNHSLSALSYIVCLFLFCYAVPCVVIFLSYAFILLTVRGSQQAVQQHVSPPQSRTSNAHALIVKLSVAVCIGFLGAWTPYAVVSMLAAFGDADSISPVAFAMAAILAKISTVYNPVVYLLCKPNFRKCLYSDTSSFRQRICRGSPQPDQGQRFGSRMQCQDHKDASVSTRFSNGQPESYGACLDYSGDGSPCARASPLPTASTLTHSSPGEVAVCRLPARLQAHFL encoded by the exons atGGGAAATGCCTCAGACGCATCTGATGTTTTCGCCTCCACCATTTCTAGAGAACACGATGTTATCATGGGATCCCTTTATACAGTGTTCT GTGCGTTGTCTCTCGTGGGCAACGGTGTTCTTCTACTCGTCGCCTATCGTAAAAGGCTTAGCCTCAAGCCGGCTGAGTTTTTTATCGTCAATCTATCAATCAGTGACCTTGGGATGACCCTCTCCTTGTTTCCTTTGGCCATACCGTCAGCTTTCTCCCATAG GTGGCTGTTTGGGGAAGTCATCTGTCAGGCGTACGCTCTCTGTGGCGTGTTGTTTGGTCTGTGCAGCCTCACCAACCTCACTGCCCTGTCCCTGGTGTGTTGTCTGAAAGTCTGCTTTCCTAACCACG GCAATaagttctcctcctcccacgcCTGCGTcatggtggggggggtctggtcctACGCGTCTGTGTTCGCGGTGGGGCCCCTGGCGCAGTGGGGCAACTACGCGGTCGAGCCCTACGGCACGGCGTGCTGCATCGACTGGCGCTCGCCCAACCACAGCCTCTCCGCCCTGTCTTACATCGTGTGCCTGTTCCTGTTCTGCTACGCCGTGCCCTGCGTGGTCATCTTCCTCTCCTACGCCTTCATCCTGCTGACGGTGCGCGGGTCACAGCAGGCCGTGCAGCAGCACGTGTCGCCACCGCAATCACGAACCAGCAATGCGCACGCGCTCATCGTCAAG TTGTCCGTGGCGGTCTGCATTGGCTTCCTGGGGGCCTGGACCCCCTACGCCGTGGTGTCCATGCTGGCCGCATTCGGCGACGCTGATTCAATTTCCCCCGTGGCGTTCGCCATGGCGGCCATACTGGCCAAGATCTCCACCGTCTACAACCCCGTGGTCTACCTCCTGTGCAAACCCAACTTTCGTAAATGTCTATACAGCGACACGTCCTCGTTCCGGCAGAGGATCTGCCGAGGCAGTCCCCAGCCGGACCAGGGGCAGCGCTTTGGGTCCCGCATGCAGTGCCAGGACCACAAGGACGCCAGCGTCTCCACGCGCTTCTCCAACGGACAGCCGGAGAGCTACGGCGCGTGTCTGGACTACTCGGGGGACGGATCTCCATGTGCCCGGGCCTCGCCCCTGCCGACCGCCAGCACACTGACCCACTCCTCCCCCGGGGAGGTGGCGGTGTGTCGACTCCCAGCTCGACTGCAGGCGCACTTCCTGTAG
- the rad21l1 gene encoding double-strand-break repair protein rad21-like protein 1 isoform X1, producing the protein MFNTSFIQRYKVTRVASPTQGFRMMFYTQLFSSKRDSLARVWLAAHWDRKVTKAHVFDCNLESTINEIISKKMKIGLRTSGHLLMGVVRIYSRKTKYLLADCSDALVKIKLSFRPGQTDLPVEGLEAAIESITLIEDFTAFDAQLPHPNALSVADNFSLNQSRSEEITLKEDFGRDLRNLMDFGDESQCHMQGLLDMRHHGDSFGDENKGYDLLDFLANLKGDTEESMDFITAVLQKETPETALLNIQPIDDASSVPIEAEDHGVSETTLLVNEEEGFALDPVAVTPTTGRRRGKRKRKRRLVVDQNKGLSNKDIREQLADASDLWSAPDMAPPTVQLMRWKESGWARTLFGRFSSTVVSSQLQQLFSQSVSGLGDDGAAEDSDPELMRKDPLEVQENTGIISPGTTGLTEELVNPEMSMISLMEIEERSPNNTDGSLERAGEDNMWEVSHQQLASEADSMFVNPTGLANGSDSETAVHTQSRLDSQDEKEKMTNQVLKLLHELKAQSADTFSLQAICEGGTRLRVAAVFFGLLVLQKEQAVELQQTTPYGDIMATPGSRFNHL; encoded by the exons ATGTTCAACACGTCGTTTATTCAGAGATACAAG GTGACCAGGGTAGCTTCACCGACTCAAGGTTTCAGGATGATGTTCTACACGCAACTGTTTTCATCTAAGCGAGACTCGTTAGCACGTGTCTGGCTGGCAGCGCACTGGGACAGGAAGGTCACCAAGGCTCACGTCTTTGACTGCAACCTGGAGAGCACTATCAATGAAATTATTTCGAAAAAG ATGAAAATTGGCTTGCGCACGTCGGGTCACCTGTTAATGGGAGTAGTGCGCATCTACTCCAGAAAAACCAAGTATCTCCTTGCAGACTGCAGCGATGCACTGGTTAAAATAAAGTTGTCTTTTAGGCCGG GGCAGACTGATTTGCCTGTGGAGGGCCTGGAGGCAGCGATTGAATCAATTACCTTGATTGAAGATTTTACTGCCTTCGACGCTCAGCTGCCTCACCCAAA TGCATTAAGTGTTGCAGACAACTTTTCCCTTAACCAATCACGGTCGGAGGAAATTACACTGAAAGAGGACTTTGGGAGGGACTTACGCAACCTAATGGACTTTG GGGATGAGTCTCAGTGCCACATGCAGGGCTTACTGGATATGCGCCATCATGGGGACTCCTTTGGCGACGAGAACAAAGGATATGATCTTCTTG ACTTCTTGGCAAACTTGAAGGGGGACACAGAAGAATCCATGGACTTCATCACAGCGGTCCTTCAGAAGGAAACACCAGAAACTGCTCTCCTGAATATTCAACCAATCG ATGATGCTTCAAGTGTTCCCATTGAGGCAGAGGACCACGGGGTCAGCGAGACCACCCTGCTGGTCAATGAGGAGGAAGGCTTTGCTCTGGATCCTGTGGCCGTCACAC CCACtaccgggaggaggaggggcaagaggaagaggaagaggaggctggtGGTGGACCAGAACAAGGGGTTGAGCAACAAGGACATCAGAGAGCAGCTTGCAGACGCCTCCGACCTGTGGAGCGCCCCGGACATGGCCCCGCCCACCGTCCAGCTCATGCGTTGGAAGGAGAGTGGATGGGCCCGCACTCTGTTTGGACGGTTCTCTTCCACCGTTGTTAGTTCACAACTTCAGCAG CTTTTTAGCCAAAGTGTTTCTGGGTTGGGAGATGATGGCGCCGCTGAGGACAGTGACCCTGAGCTGATGCGCAAGGACCCGCTGGAGG TTCAGGAGAACACAGGCATCATCAGCCCAGGAACCACAGGGCTCACAGAGGAGTTGGTGAACCCCGAGATGTCCATGATCTCCCTGATGGAGATCGAAGAGCGTTCTCCTAACAATACCGACGGCTCTTTGGAGAGAGCTGGA GAGGACAACATGTGGGAGGTCTCCCACCAACAACTTGCCTCAGAAGCGGACTCGATGTTTGTCAACCCGACAGGCTTGGCCAACGGATCTGACTCTGAGACTGCCGTTCACACCCAG TCAAGGCTGGACAGCCAAGATGAGAAGGAGAAGATGACCAATCAAGTACTGAAGCTTCTCCATGAACTCAAA GCCCAGAGCGCCGATACGTTCAGCCTCCAGGCGATATGTGAGGGAGGCACCCGCTTGCGCGTGGCAGCCGTCTTCTTCGGCCTCCTGGTCCTTCAGAAGGAGCAGGCCGTTGAGCTGCAGCAGACCACGCCCTATGGGGACATCATGGCCACACCCGGGTCCAGGTTCAACCatctgtag
- the rad21l1 gene encoding double-strand-break repair protein rad21-like protein 1 isoform X2 codes for MMFYTQLFSSKRDSLARVWLAAHWDRKVTKAHVFDCNLESTINEIISKKMKIGLRTSGHLLMGVVRIYSRKTKYLLADCSDALVKIKLSFRPGQTDLPVEGLEAAIESITLIEDFTAFDAQLPHPNALSVADNFSLNQSRSEEITLKEDFGRDLRNLMDFGDESQCHMQGLLDMRHHGDSFGDENKGYDLLDFLANLKGDTEESMDFITAVLQKETPETALLNIQPIDDASSVPIEAEDHGVSETTLLVNEEEGFALDPVAVTPTTGRRRGKRKRKRRLVVDQNKGLSNKDIREQLADASDLWSAPDMAPPTVQLMRWKESGWARTLFGRFSSTVVSSQLQQLFSQSVSGLGDDGAAEDSDPELMRKDPLEVQENTGIISPGTTGLTEELVNPEMSMISLMEIEERSPNNTDGSLERAGEDNMWEVSHQQLASEADSMFVNPTGLANGSDSETAVHTQSRLDSQDEKEKMTNQVLKLLHELKAQSADTFSLQAICEGGTRLRVAAVFFGLLVLQKEQAVELQQTTPYGDIMATPGSRFNHL; via the exons ATGATGTTCTACACGCAACTGTTTTCATCTAAGCGAGACTCGTTAGCACGTGTCTGGCTGGCAGCGCACTGGGACAGGAAGGTCACCAAGGCTCACGTCTTTGACTGCAACCTGGAGAGCACTATCAATGAAATTATTTCGAAAAAG ATGAAAATTGGCTTGCGCACGTCGGGTCACCTGTTAATGGGAGTAGTGCGCATCTACTCCAGAAAAACCAAGTATCTCCTTGCAGACTGCAGCGATGCACTGGTTAAAATAAAGTTGTCTTTTAGGCCGG GGCAGACTGATTTGCCTGTGGAGGGCCTGGAGGCAGCGATTGAATCAATTACCTTGATTGAAGATTTTACTGCCTTCGACGCTCAGCTGCCTCACCCAAA TGCATTAAGTGTTGCAGACAACTTTTCCCTTAACCAATCACGGTCGGAGGAAATTACACTGAAAGAGGACTTTGGGAGGGACTTACGCAACCTAATGGACTTTG GGGATGAGTCTCAGTGCCACATGCAGGGCTTACTGGATATGCGCCATCATGGGGACTCCTTTGGCGACGAGAACAAAGGATATGATCTTCTTG ACTTCTTGGCAAACTTGAAGGGGGACACAGAAGAATCCATGGACTTCATCACAGCGGTCCTTCAGAAGGAAACACCAGAAACTGCTCTCCTGAATATTCAACCAATCG ATGATGCTTCAAGTGTTCCCATTGAGGCAGAGGACCACGGGGTCAGCGAGACCACCCTGCTGGTCAATGAGGAGGAAGGCTTTGCTCTGGATCCTGTGGCCGTCACAC CCACtaccgggaggaggaggggcaagaggaagaggaagaggaggctggtGGTGGACCAGAACAAGGGGTTGAGCAACAAGGACATCAGAGAGCAGCTTGCAGACGCCTCCGACCTGTGGAGCGCCCCGGACATGGCCCCGCCCACCGTCCAGCTCATGCGTTGGAAGGAGAGTGGATGGGCCCGCACTCTGTTTGGACGGTTCTCTTCCACCGTTGTTAGTTCACAACTTCAGCAG CTTTTTAGCCAAAGTGTTTCTGGGTTGGGAGATGATGGCGCCGCTGAGGACAGTGACCCTGAGCTGATGCGCAAGGACCCGCTGGAGG TTCAGGAGAACACAGGCATCATCAGCCCAGGAACCACAGGGCTCACAGAGGAGTTGGTGAACCCCGAGATGTCCATGATCTCCCTGATGGAGATCGAAGAGCGTTCTCCTAACAATACCGACGGCTCTTTGGAGAGAGCTGGA GAGGACAACATGTGGGAGGTCTCCCACCAACAACTTGCCTCAGAAGCGGACTCGATGTTTGTCAACCCGACAGGCTTGGCCAACGGATCTGACTCTGAGACTGCCGTTCACACCCAG TCAAGGCTGGACAGCCAAGATGAGAAGGAGAAGATGACCAATCAAGTACTGAAGCTTCTCCATGAACTCAAA GCCCAGAGCGCCGATACGTTCAGCCTCCAGGCGATATGTGAGGGAGGCACCCGCTTGCGCGTGGCAGCCGTCTTCTTCGGCCTCCTGGTCCTTCAGAAGGAGCAGGCCGTTGAGCTGCAGCAGACCACGCCCTATGGGGACATCATGGCCACACCCGGGTCCAGGTTCAACCatctgtag